In a single window of the Ancylobacter polymorphus genome:
- the rplC gene encoding 50S ribosomal protein L3, whose amino-acid sequence MRSGVIAQKVGMTRIFNDAGEHVPVTVLKVDNCQVVAHRTLEKNGYTAVQLGVGQAKPQNTTRALRGHFAVAKVEPKRKMAEFRVEETDLIPVGAELTVDHFVVGQFVDVTGTSIGKGFAGGMKRHNFGGLRATHGVSVSHRSIGSTGGRQDPGKTFKNKKMPGHMGHETVTTQNLKVVLTDVERGLIAVEGAVPGNKGGWIIVADAVKKKLPDAAPKPGKFRLPGGEASSEPAADVAPATEAAAEENV is encoded by the coding sequence ATGCGGTCAGGCGTCATCGCCCAGAAGGTCGGCATGACCCGCATCTTTAACGATGCAGGTGAACATGTTCCGGTCACTGTGCTGAAAGTCGATAATTGCCAGGTGGTTGCCCACCGTACGCTCGAGAAGAACGGCTACACGGCCGTGCAGCTCGGCGTCGGCCAGGCGAAGCCGCAGAACACCACCCGCGCTCTGCGCGGCCACTTCGCCGTGGCGAAGGTTGAGCCGAAGCGCAAGATGGCGGAATTCCGCGTCGAGGAAACCGACCTTATTCCGGTCGGCGCTGAACTGACCGTCGATCACTTCGTGGTCGGCCAGTTCGTCGACGTGACGGGCACCTCCATCGGCAAGGGCTTTGCCGGTGGTATGAAGCGCCACAATTTCGGTGGTCTTCGCGCCACGCACGGCGTGTCGGTTTCGCATCGTTCGATCGGTTCGACTGGTGGTCGTCAGGACCCCGGCAAGACCTTCAAGAACAAGAAGATGCCGGGCCACATGGGCCACGAGACGGTGACGACCCAGAACCTCAAGGTGGTGCTCACCGATGTTGAGCGCGGCCTGATCGCGGTCGAGGGTGCGGTTCCCGGCAACAAGGGTGGCTGGATCATCGTCGCTGACGCGGTGAAGAAGAAGCTGCCCGACGCCGCGCCGAAGCCGGGCAAGTTCCGTCTCCCGGGCGGGGAAGCGTCGAGCGAGCCGGCGGCTGACGTTGCGCCCGCGACCGAGGCTGC
- the rpsJ gene encoding 30S ribosomal protein S10 — translation MNGQNIRIRLKAFDHRILDASTREIVSTAKRTGAQVRGPIPLPTRIEKFTVNRSPHVDKKSREQFEMRTHKRLLDIVDPTPQTVDALMKLDLAAGVDVEIKL, via the coding sequence ATGAACGGCCAAAATATTCGGATCCGCCTCAAGGCGTTCGATCACCGCATCCTGGATGCCTCGACGCGCGAAATCGTTTCGACGGCCAAGCGCACGGGCGCCCAGGTTCGCGGGCCTATTCCGCTTCCGACGCGGATCGAGAAGTTCACGGTCAATCGTTCTCCCCACGTGGACAAGAAGTCCCGTGAGCAGTTCGAAATGCGGACGCACAAGCGTCTGCTGGACATAGTCGACCCGACCCCCCAGACGGTGGACGCGCTGATGAAGCTCGACCTCGCCGCGGGTGTCGACGTCGAGATCAAGCTCTGA
- the tuf gene encoding elongation factor Tu, translating to MAKEKFNRSKPHCNIGTIGHVDHGKTSLTAAITKVLAETGGATFTAYDQIDKAPEEKARGITISTAHVEYETTNRHYAHVDCPGHADYVKNMITGAAQMDGAILVVSAADGPMPQTREHILLARQVGVPALVVFLNKCDMVDDEELLELVELEVRELLSKYDFPGDDIPIIRGSALVALENGDAKLGRDAILKLMESVDAYIPQPERPVDLPFLMPIEDVFSISGRGTVVTGRVERGVIKVGEEVEIVGIRPTVKTTVTGVEMFRKLLDQGQAGDNVGILVRGTKREDVERGQVVCKPGSVKPHTKFKAEAYILTKEEGGRHTPFFTNYRPQFYFRTTDVTGIVTLPEGTEMVMPGDNITVDVALIVPIAMEEKLRFAIREGGRTVGAGVVASIIE from the coding sequence GTGGCCAAAGAGAAGTTCAACCGTTCGAAGCCTCACTGCAACATCGGGACGATTGGCCATGTTGACCATGGCAAGACGTCTCTGACGGCAGCGATCACGAAGGTTCTTGCGGAGACGGGCGGCGCGACGTTCACGGCGTACGACCAGATCGACAAGGCGCCGGAAGAGAAGGCGCGCGGCATCACGATCTCGACCGCTCACGTTGAGTACGAGACGACGAACCGCCACTACGCGCATGTCGACTGCCCCGGCCACGCCGACTATGTGAAGAACATGATCACGGGCGCGGCGCAGATGGACGGCGCGATCCTGGTTGTGTCGGCGGCGGACGGCCCGATGCCGCAGACCCGCGAGCACATCCTTCTGGCGCGTCAGGTCGGCGTCCCGGCTCTGGTGGTGTTCCTCAACAAGTGCGACATGGTCGACGACGAGGAACTGCTTGAGCTGGTGGAGCTCGAGGTTCGCGAGCTTCTGTCGAAGTACGACTTCCCCGGCGACGACATCCCGATCATCCGTGGCTCGGCGCTGGTGGCGCTGGAGAACGGCGATGCCAAGCTCGGCCGCGACGCCATCCTGAAGCTGATGGAATCGGTTGACGCCTACATCCCGCAGCCGGAGCGTCCGGTTGACCTGCCGTTCCTGATGCCGATCGAAGACGTGTTCTCGATTTCGGGCCGCGGCACGGTGGTGACCGGCCGCGTCGAGCGCGGCGTGATCAAGGTCGGCGAGGAAGTCGAGATCGTCGGCATCCGCCCGACGGTGAAGACGACGGTGACGGGCGTGGAAATGTTCCGCAAGCTGCTCGACCAGGGCCAGGCCGGCGACAACGTCGGTATCCTTGTTCGCGGCACGAAGCGCGAGGACGTGGAGCGCGGTCAGGTCGTGTGCAAGCCGGGTTCGGTGAAGCCGCACACGAAGTTCAAGGCCGAAGCCTACATCCTGACGAAGGAAGAGGGCGGGCGCCACACGCCGTTCTTCACGAACTACCGTCCGCAGTTCTATTTCCGCACGACGGACGTGACGGGCATCGTGACCCTGCCGGAAGGCACGGAAATGGTGATGCCGGGCGACAACATCACGGTTGACGTGGCGCTGATCGTTCCGATCGCGATGGAAGAGAAGCTGCGCTTCGCCATCCGCGAAGGCGGCCGCACCGTCGGCGCCGGCGTCGTCGCTTCCATCATCGAGTGA
- the fusA gene encoding elongation factor G produces the protein MSRTHAIEDYRNFGIMAHIDAGKTTTTERILYYTGKSHKIGEVHDGAATMDWMTQEQERGITITSAATTAFWQGKRLNIIDTPGHVDFTIEVERSLRVLDGAVCVLDGNQGVEPQTETVWRQADKYNVPRIVFVNKMDKTGADFFRCVEMIVDRVDGKPVCCQLPIGSENNFKGIIDLVRMKAVVWDNEELGAKYHDEEIPAELLDQAVEYRGKLLEAAVELDDDVLSAYLDGVEPDEATLKGLIRKAVIGRVFNPVFCGSAFKNKGVQPLLDAVVDFLPSPIDRGAIKGIDFNTEEETDRKPSDSDPLSVLAFKIMDDPFVGTITFCRVYSGKLETGMGLLNSTRDKKERVGRMLLMHANNREDIKEAYAGDIVALAGLKEVRTGDTLCDPAKPVILEKMEFPEPVIEIAIEPKSKADQEKLGLALAKLAAEDPSFRVSTDFESGQTILKGMGELHLDIKVDILKRTYKVDANIGAPQVAYRETITRKTEVDYTHKKQTGGTGQFARVKFVVEPNEVGKGFAFESKIIGGAVPKEYIPGVTKGLESVLGSGVLAGFPVVDVKVDLIDGAYHEVDSSALAFEIASRAAFREALQKGGAVLLEPIMKVEVVTPEDYTGSVIGDLNSRRGQIQGQDMRGNANVVNAMVPLANMFGYVNTLRSFSQGRATFTMQFDHYEQVPSNVAQEVQAKYA, from the coding sequence ATGTCGCGCACGCACGCTATCGAAGACTACCGCAACTTCGGCATCATGGCCCACATTGATGCCGGCAAGACCACGACCACGGAACGGATCCTCTATTACACCGGCAAGAGCCACAAGATCGGCGAAGTCCATGATGGCGCTGCCACCATGGACTGGATGACGCAGGAGCAGGAGCGCGGCATCACGATCACGTCGGCCGCGACGACCGCTTTCTGGCAGGGCAAGCGCCTGAACATCATCGACACTCCCGGCCACGTCGACTTCACCATTGAAGTCGAGCGTTCGCTGCGCGTGCTCGACGGTGCGGTGTGCGTGCTCGACGGTAACCAAGGCGTTGAGCCCCAGACGGAAACCGTGTGGCGTCAGGCGGACAAGTACAACGTCCCGCGCATCGTGTTCGTCAACAAGATGGACAAGACCGGCGCCGACTTCTTCCGTTGCGTCGAGATGATCGTCGACCGCGTGGACGGCAAGCCCGTGTGCTGCCAGCTGCCGATCGGCTCCGAGAACAATTTCAAGGGCATCATCGACCTCGTCCGCATGAAGGCGGTCGTGTGGGACAATGAAGAGCTCGGCGCGAAGTATCACGACGAAGAGATCCCGGCCGAGCTGCTCGACCAGGCGGTCGAGTATCGCGGCAAGCTGCTCGAAGCGGCTGTCGAACTCGACGACGACGTGCTGTCTGCCTATCTCGACGGTGTCGAGCCGGACGAGGCGACCCTCAAGGGTCTGATCCGCAAGGCGGTCATCGGTCGCGTGTTCAACCCGGTGTTCTGCGGCTCGGCGTTCAAGAACAAGGGCGTGCAGCCCCTGCTCGATGCGGTCGTGGACTTCCTGCCGTCGCCGATCGACCGTGGCGCGATCAAGGGCATCGACTTCAACACCGAAGAAGAGACCGATCGCAAGCCGTCGGACAGCGATCCTCTCTCCGTGCTCGCGTTCAAGATCATGGACGACCCCTTCGTCGGCACCATCACCTTCTGCCGCGTCTATTCGGGTAAGCTGGAGACCGGCATGGGTCTTCTGAACTCGACCCGCGACAAGAAGGAGCGCGTCGGTCGCATGCTGCTCATGCATGCAAACAACCGTGAGGACATCAAGGAGGCCTATGCGGGCGACATCGTCGCTCTCGCCGGCCTCAAGGAAGTCCGCACCGGCGACACGCTGTGCGACCCGGCCAAGCCCGTCATCCTCGAGAAGATGGAATTCCCCGAGCCGGTCATCGAGATCGCGATCGAGCCGAAGTCCAAGGCCGACCAGGAGAAGCTGGGCCTCGCTCTTGCGAAGCTCGCCGCTGAGGATCCGTCCTTCCGCGTGTCGACCGACTTCGAGAGCGGCCAGACCATCCTCAAGGGGATGGGCGAACTGCACTTGGACATCAAGGTCGATATCCTCAAGCGCACCTATAAGGTCGACGCCAACATCGGCGCTCCGCAGGTCGCTTATCGCGAGACGATCACCCGCAAGACCGAAGTGGACTACACCCATAAGAAGCAGACCGGCGGTACCGGTCAGTTTGCCCGGGTGAAGTTCGTGGTCGAGCCGAACGAAGTCGGCAAGGGTTTCGCCTTCGAGAGCAAGATCATCGGTGGCGCCGTGCCGAAGGAATACATCCCCGGTGTGACCAAGGGTCTGGAAAGCGTGCTCGGTTCGGGCGTGCTCGCCGGCTTCCCGGTGGTGGACGTCAAGGTCGACCTGATCGACGGCGCCTATCACGAAGTCGACTCGTCGGCCCTGGCCTTCGAAATCGCCTCGCGTGCCGCTTTCCGTGAAGCCCTTCAGAAGGGCGGCGCGGTGCTGCTGGAGCCGATCATGAAGGTCGAGGTCGTGACCCCGGAAGACTACACCGGTTCGGTCATCGGTGACCTCAACTCGCGTCGCGGCCAGATCCAGGGCCAGGACATGCGTGGCAATGCGAACGTCGTTAACGCGATGGTGCCGCTGGCCAACATGTTCGGCTACGTCAACACGCTCCGGTCCTTCTCGCAGGGCCGCGCTACTTTCACCATGCAGTTCGACCACTACGAGCAGGTGCCGTCGAACGTCGCTCAGGAGGTTCAGGCCAAGTACGCGTGA
- the rpsG gene encoding 30S ribosomal protein S7 → MSRRHRAERREVTPDPKFGSEVLSRFMNAVMYDGKKSVAEAIVYGALDLVETRAKSEPLGVFTQALDNVSPAIEVRSRRVGGATYQVPVEVRPERRQALAIRWLITAARARNEKTMVERLSGELLDASNNRGTAVKKREDTHRMAEANRAFSHYRW, encoded by the coding sequence ATGTCCCGTCGTCATCGTGCAGAGCGCCGTGAAGTCACTCCCGATCCGAAGTTCGGGTCGGAAGTGCTGAGCCGCTTCATGAACGCCGTCATGTATGACGGCAAGAAGTCGGTCGCCGAGGCGATCGTTTACGGCGCGCTCGACCTCGTCGAGACCCGTGCCAAGTCCGAGCCGCTGGGTGTGTTCACCCAGGCGCTCGACAATGTGAGCCCGGCCATCGAGGTGCGTTCCCGCCGTGTCGGCGGCGCCACCTACCAGGTGCCGGTCGAAGTGCGCCCCGAGCGTCGTCAGGCTCTTGCGATCCGCTGGCTGATCACTGCCGCCCGCGCCCGCAACGAGAAGACGATGGTGGAGCGCCTGTCGGGCGAACTGCTCGACGCTTCGAACAATCGCGGCACTGCCGTGAAGAAACGTGAAGACACGCACCGCATGGCGGAGGCCAACCGGGCCTTCTCTCACTATCGCTGGTGA
- the rpsL gene encoding 30S ribosomal protein S12 → MPTINQLIRKPREAQKARNKVPALQASPQKRGVCTRVYTTTPKKPNSALRKVAKVRLTNGYEVIGYIPGEGHNLQEHSVVMIRGGRVKDLPGVRYHILRGVLDTQGVKNRKQRRSKYGAKRPK, encoded by the coding sequence GTGCCGACGATCAACCAGCTGATCCGCAAGCCGCGGGAAGCCCAGAAGGCCCGGAACAAGGTTCCGGCGCTGCAGGCCAGCCCGCAGAAGCGCGGCGTTTGCACCCGCGTCTATACGACGACCCCGAAGAAGCCGAACTCGGCGCTTCGTAAGGTCGCGAAGGTTCGTTTGACCAATGGCTATGAAGTCATCGGTTACATCCCCGGCGAGGGGCATAACCTGCAGGAACACTCCGTGGTGATGATCCGCGGCGGCCGCGTCAAGGATCTTCCCGGCGTGCGCTATCACATCCTGCGCGGCGTGCTCGATACGCAGGGCGTCAAGAACCGCAAGCAGCGCCGGTCGAAGTACGGCGCCAAGCGGCCGAAGTGA
- the rpoC gene encoding DNA-directed RNA polymerase subunit beta', with translation MNQEVMNLFNPAAPAPTFDQIKISIASPEKILSWSFGEIKKPETINYRTFKPERDGLFCARIFGPIKDYECLCGKYKRMKYKGIICEKCGVEVTLSRVRRERMGHIELAAPVAHIWFLKSLPSRIGLLLDMTLKDLERILYFEYYCVIEPGLTPLKERQLLSEEDYLRAQEEYGDDSFTALIGAEAIREILRGMDLEKIAGNLRKEIAEATTELKPKKLAKRLKIVEAFQESGNKPEWMILTHVPVIPPDLRPLVPLDGGRFATSDLNDLYRRVINRNNRLKRLIELKAPDIIIRNEKRMLQEAVDALFDNGRRGRVITGANKRPLKSLADMLKGKQGRFRQNLLGKRVDYSGRSVIVVGPELKLHQCGLPKKMALELFKPFIYSRLDAKGLSATVKQAKKLVEKERPEVWDILDEVIREHPVMLNRAPTLHRLGIQAFEPVLIEGKAIQLHPLVCSAFNADFDGDQMAVHVPLSIEAQLEARVLMMSTNNILHPANGAPIIVPSQDIVLGLYYLTMMREGEPGEGMAFANMGEIDHALAAKAITLHTKVRGRYIGVDEDGNPAPKIYETTPGRMKLGELLPKNPKTPFDVVNKLMTKKEISNMIDTVYRHCGQKETVIFCDRIMTLGFSNAFRAGISFGKDDMVVPSKKWDMVEETRALTKEYEQQYNDGLITQGEKYNKVVDAWGKCSARLADEMMAEISAVKKDPVTGREKQINSIYMMAHSGARGSREQMRQLAAMRGLMAKPSGEIIETPIISNFKEGLSVLEYFNSTHGARKGLADTALKTANSGYLTRRLVDVAQDSIITLRDCGTTNGIAMRAIIDAGNIVATLGSRVLGRTAAEDVIEGATGNVIVPAGHMMDEADVERIAKAGVQEIKIRSVLTCEAKNGVCGTCYGRDLARGTPVNMGEAVGVIAAQSIGEPGTQLTMRTFHIGGAAQLSEQSFIEASFEGTVKIRNRNVVRNSDGELIAMSRNLSVLIVDHDGTEKASHRIQFGAKLKVDEGDAIKRGQRIAEWDPYTRPILTEVEGIVGYEDLVEGASLSETVDESTGIAKRVVTDWRTGRGSELRPSLVVKGADGKVLKLQRGGDARYTLPVDAILSADPGSTIKAGDVLARVPMESAKTRDITGGLPRVAELFEARRPKDAAIIAEISGTIRFGKDYKNKRRVSIEPQDSNDETAEYLIPKGKHIHLQDGDLVEKGDFIVDGNPAPHDILAIKGVEELAAYLVNEIQEVYRLQGVLINDKHIEVIVRQMLQKVEIDDAGESDLLTNEQIDASELNEINERLIAEGKKPASGHPVLLGITKASLQTRSFISAASFQETTRVLTEAAVNGKSDDLAGLKENVIVGRLIPAGTGAQMAKLRVTATTRDDLIAAQNEQDSVASNAPRLEGPAAAE, from the coding sequence ATGAATCAAGAGGTCATGAATCTCTTCAACCCGGCGGCGCCGGCGCCGACTTTCGATCAGATCAAGATCTCGATCGCGAGTCCGGAGAAGATCCTGTCGTGGTCCTTCGGCGAGATCAAGAAGCCCGAAACCATCAACTACCGCACGTTCAAGCCTGAGCGTGACGGCTTGTTCTGCGCGCGCATCTTCGGTCCGATCAAGGACTATGAGTGCCTGTGCGGCAAGTACAAGCGCATGAAGTACAAGGGGATCATCTGCGAGAAGTGCGGCGTGGAAGTCACGCTGTCGCGCGTGCGCCGTGAGCGCATGGGCCACATCGAGCTTGCCGCCCCCGTCGCGCATATCTGGTTCCTGAAGTCGCTGCCGAGCCGCATCGGCCTTCTGCTCGATATGACGCTGAAGGACCTCGAGCGCATCCTTTACTTCGAGTACTACTGCGTCATCGAGCCGGGCCTCACCCCGCTGAAGGAGCGTCAGCTCCTCTCGGAAGAGGACTATCTGCGCGCGCAGGAAGAGTATGGCGACGACTCGTTCACCGCGCTGATCGGCGCGGAGGCGATCCGCGAGATTCTGCGTGGCATGGATCTGGAGAAGATCGCCGGCAATCTGCGCAAGGAGATCGCCGAGGCCACCACCGAGCTGAAGCCGAAGAAGCTGGCCAAGCGCCTTAAGATCGTCGAAGCCTTCCAGGAATCCGGCAACAAGCCGGAGTGGATGATCCTGACGCATGTGCCGGTCATCCCGCCGGACCTGCGCCCGCTCGTCCCGCTGGACGGTGGCCGCTTCGCGACCTCCGACCTTAACGACCTCTACCGCCGCGTCATCAACCGCAACAACCGTCTCAAGCGGCTGATCGAGCTGAAGGCTCCGGACATCATCATCCGCAACGAGAAGCGCATGCTTCAGGAAGCGGTCGATGCGCTGTTCGATAACGGCCGTCGCGGCCGCGTCATCACCGGTGCCAATAAGCGCCCGCTGAAGTCGCTCGCCGACATGCTGAAGGGCAAGCAGGGCCGGTTCCGCCAGAACCTGCTCGGCAAGCGCGTCGACTATTCCGGCCGTTCGGTGATCGTCGTCGGCCCCGAGCTGAAGCTGCACCAGTGCGGCCTGCCGAAGAAGATGGCGCTGGAGCTGTTCAAGCCCTTCATCTATTCGCGTCTCGACGCCAAGGGCCTGTCCGCGACCGTGAAGCAAGCGAAGAAGCTGGTCGAGAAGGAGCGTCCCGAGGTGTGGGACATCCTCGACGAGGTGATCCGCGAGCATCCCGTGATGCTGAACCGCGCGCCGACGCTGCATCGCCTGGGCATCCAGGCGTTTGAGCCGGTGCTGATCGAAGGCAAGGCGATCCAGCTGCACCCGCTGGTCTGCTCGGCCTTCAACGCGGACTTCGACGGCGACCAGATGGCGGTGCACGTGCCCCTGTCCATCGAGGCGCAGCTGGAAGCGCGCGTGCTGATGATGTCGACCAACAACATCCTGCACCCCGCCAACGGCGCGCCGATCATCGTGCCGTCGCAGGACATCGTTCTCGGCCTCTATTATCTCACCATGATGCGCGAGGGTGAGCCCGGCGAGGGCATGGCCTTCGCCAACATGGGCGAGATCGACCACGCGCTGGCTGCCAAGGCCATCACCCTGCACACCAAGGTGCGCGGGCGGTATATCGGCGTCGACGAGGACGGCAATCCGGCCCCGAAGATCTATGAGACCACCCCGGGTCGCATGAAGCTCGGCGAACTCCTGCCGAAGAACCCGAAGACCCCCTTCGACGTCGTCAACAAGCTGATGACCAAGAAGGAAATCTCGAACATGATCGACACCGTCTACCGCCACTGCGGTCAGAAGGAGACGGTCATTTTCTGCGACCGCATCATGACGCTCGGCTTCTCCAACGCCTTCCGCGCCGGCATTTCGTTCGGCAAGGACGACATGGTGGTGCCGTCCAAGAAGTGGGACATGGTCGAAGAGACCCGTGCGCTCACCAAGGAATATGAGCAGCAGTACAATGACGGCCTGATCACCCAGGGCGAAAAGTACAACAAGGTCGTCGATGCGTGGGGCAAGTGCTCCGCCCGCCTCGCCGACGAGATGATGGCCGAAATCTCGGCGGTGAAGAAGGACCCGGTGACGGGTCGCGAGAAGCAGATCAACTCGATCTACATGATGGCGCATTCCGGCGCGCGTGGTTCGCGTGAGCAGATGCGTCAGCTGGCCGCCATGCGCGGCCTGATGGCGAAGCCGTCGGGTGAGATCATCGAGACGCCGATCATCTCGAACTTCAAGGAAGGCCTCTCCGTGCTCGAGTACTTCAACTCGACCCACGGTGCCCGTAAGGGTCTGGCTGACACCGCGCTGAAGACCGCCAACTCGGGCTACCTGACCCGTCGTCTTGTTGACGTGGCTCAGGACAGCATCATCACCCTGCGTGATTGCGGTACCACCAACGGTATCGCGATGCGCGCCATTATCGATGCGGGCAACATCGTTGCCACGCTCGGCTCGCGCGTTCTGGGCCGCACGGCGGCGGAGGACGTGATCGAGGGCGCGACCGGCAATGTTATCGTGCCGGCCGGCCATATGATGGACGAGGCGGATGTCGAGCGCATCGCCAAGGCCGGCGTGCAGGAGATCAAGATCCGCTCCGTGCTCACCTGTGAGGCCAAGAACGGCGTCTGCGGAACCTGCTACGGCCGTGACCTGGCGCGCGGCACGCCTGTCAACATGGGCGAGGCGGTCGGCGTGATCGCGGCGCAGTCCATCGGCGAGCCGGGCACGCAGCTCACCATGCGCACCTTCCACATCGGCGGCGCGGCGCAGCTGTCCGAACAGTCCTTCATCGAGGCTTCCTTCGAGGGCACGGTGAAGATCCGCAACCGCAACGTGGTGCGGAACTCGGATGGCGAGCTGATTGCGATGAGCCGTAACCTCTCGGTGCTCATCGTCGATCACGACGGCACGGAGAAGGCCTCGCATCGCATCCAGTTCGGCGCCAAGCTGAAGGTGGACGAAGGCGATGCCATCAAGCGTGGCCAGCGCATCGCCGAGTGGGATCCCTATACCCGCCCGATCCTCACCGAGGTCGAGGGTATCGTGGGTTACGAGGATCTGGTCGAAGGTGCCTCGCTCAGCGAGACGGTCGACGAATCGACCGGTATCGCCAAGCGCGTCGTCACCGACTGGCGCACCGGCCGCGGTTCGGAACTGCGTCCTTCGCTGGTGGTGAAGGGTGCGGATGGCAAGGTGCTGAAGCTGCAGCGCGGCGGCGATGCCCGCTACACGCTGCCTGTGGATGCGATCCTTTCCGCCGACCCCGGCTCGACCATCAAGGCGGGCGACGTGCTGGCGCGCGTGCCGATGGAATCGGCCAAGACCCGCGACATCACGGGCGGTCTGCCGCGCGTGGCGGAGCTGTTCGAGGCCCGTCGTCCGAAGGATGCGGCGATCATCGCCGAAATCTCCGGCACGATCCGTTTCGGCAAGGACTACAAGAACAAGCGCCGTGTGAGCATTGAGCCGCAGGACTCGAACGACGAGACGGCGGAGTACCTGATCCCGAAGGGCAAGCACATCCACCTGCAGGATGGCGACCTCGTCGAGAAGGGTGACTTCATCGTCGACGGCAACCCGGCGCCGCACGACATTCTGGCGATCAAGGGCGTCGAAGAACTCGCCGCCTATCTCGTAAACGAGATCCAGGAAGTCTACCGGCTGCAGGGCGTGCTCATCAACGACAAGCACATCGAGGTGATCGTTCGCCAGATGCTGCAGAAGGTCGAGATCGACGACGCCGGCGAGAGCGATCTGCTCACCAACGAGCAGATCGACGCTTCGGAGCTGAACGAGATCAATGAGCGGCTGATCGCCGAGGGCAAGAAGCCCGCGTCCGGTCACCCGGTCCTGCTCGGCATCACCAAGGCGAGCCTGCAGACACGCTCCTTCATCTCGGCCGCCTCCTTCCAGGAGACTACCCGCGTGCTCACCGAGGCGGCGGTCAACGGCAAGTCGGACGACCTCGCCGGTCTCAAGGAGAACGTCATCGTCGGCCGCCTTATCCCGGCGGGCACCGGCGCGCAGATGGCGAAGCTCCGTGTGACGGCGACCACCCGCGACGATCTGATCGCCGCGCAGAACGAGCAGGACAGCGTCGCCTCCAATGCTCCGCGCCTCGAAGGTCCCGCCGCCGCCGAGTGA